A region of the Yarrowia lipolytica chromosome 1C, complete sequence genome:
TCGCGGTTCCTGATTtcaggtcacgtgccagATCAGGTAAACTCCTTTCCAGTCACCATCCTAAGCCCTGAAATGTCCGGAAGATTTTTCTCTCCTTTTTGGTAGGAGGGGGGAGCTCTTGGTAAATAGAGCATAGCTGgggaatcacgtgacattaCACAGGCGGTTTATCACATCATGATCTCGTCTCTGAGATGCGTATCTCGGCGTTTCTTAGGATGCATTTGTGAGGCAAGTGATTCGGTTGGgcgtgtcacgtgatctgtAATTGTCGTGCGACTTGTGCAAGTGAGAAGGTGGTTATCTGGGTGTGTACGAGTGGTAAACGGTATACGAGTGGTGAAAGGTATACGAGTGATGTAACTTTGGTAATATAatttttgtgttttttttttttttttgatatTATATTatgcaaaaaaatacattataattttattttaatttGTATTTCTCCACATCTCAACGAGTGGGTATCCCAATGAGGCAATACAAATTAGGGGTTTAAACATCTATGTCTTCAAGGTTAGGGTAGTAATACTTTTGTCCCAACTTGAAAAAAGCAGTCCCACttctcacgtgatacaGTTGCCGAAAAAAGGTTTTGGTCCCAACGGGAAACGACTCGGGTGATTCGTAAAATCAAAATCTGAATCTTTTCACAATTTGTTTACAAGTTCGACAACATTACGAAAATGAGCACCTTTGAACCTGTTGTTGTGATTGACGGTGAGTAGCGACCGGGCTCCATGGAGAGATCCCAGCATGCGTTGCAACATATTTGTGATATTGTGACGACGATGGTGGCGACATTGGCGCTGAAGGATACAAGAGGGCGCTGGAAGGCACAGAGAGGACACTGAAGGATCTCCTCTTTCAACGACACGGCGACCAGAGGAGCATGGACCGGCGACAGGCGGTGACTAGCGATGGTTGTCGTGGTTTGGTTCGTTTCTCGGGATGTtggaagagaaaaaaagatgaaAACATTTTTCCACCAGACTGAACGATGAACGGAGCTTACCGtatggtgttgtgtgtttgtgtttgccagcgtctgtctgtgtttgtgtttgcgTCTGTGTTGTCAGTGTCAGTGACGGTTTGAGTCAGCGTTATGACGTTAGTTGGAGCTGTCAGTATATCGAAAATATGTTGAACCAACGGCTTCAACGTCTCCAGCGCTTCAACGAACAAAATCAGCGCTTTTCCTGCTTCCGTTTATTCCAATACTAACCCAGGAAAGGgacacctcctcggtcGACTCGCCTCCACCGTTGCCAAGCAGATCCTCGACGGCCAGAACATTGTCGTTGTGCGATGCGAGGCTCTTAACATCTCCCAGGAGTTTTTCCGATCCAAGCTCAAGTACGCCGCTTACCTGCGAAAGGCCACCCGATTCAACCGAACTCACGGTCCTTTCCATTTCCGAGCCCCCTCTCGAATCTTCTACAAGGCCGTTCGAGGTATGATCCCCCACAAGACCGCCCGAGGTaaggctgctctggagcgACTCAAGGTCTTCGAGGGTATCCCTCCCCCttacgacaagaagaagcgaatGGTGGTCCCCCAGGCCCTGCGAGTTCTGCGACTCAAGCCCGGCCGAAAGTACTGCACCGTTGGCCGAGTCTCCCACGAGTTTGGCTGGAAGTACCAGGACGTTGTCGCCAAcctcgaggagaagcgaaaggTCAAGTCTGCCGCCTACTACGCCAAGAAGTCCGCTCTgtccaagaagaccaaggctGCCCATGCCCAGATTGCTGACTCCGAGGCCGCCAAGGCTCTCGCCGCTCTTGGTTACTAAAAATGTCGTCATCCCCCCCTTGACTGTTTGTAATATATAATGTTGTAAAGAGTCGAAATGCAAAATTGATTATTTGAACTGTGTATGTGAGGCCTGGTTTATGAAAAGAAATAgacgagaaaaaagaagggaatagacaagaaaaaagagaacCCCGAACCGCTTTTCTGCAGTAggagtacttgtactggcGTgagtagtacttgtacccgTAGGATGTATTTCGATTTTATATCGATTATAAATTTTTATTCGATTTCAGGTCAAATGTTTTAGTTTTTTAAAATTtgttttttaattttttttaatttttttaattttttttaaaaatcATACTCATCTTGCGTCAGACTGTTGGTCAACAGTCTACGATGGACTGGATCTGGGGTCTCACTTTGTAGCTTAGTGACTGGCATTGGAGCTCGATTGATGTCGGGGACTCATTGAGGGCGattccgacgacgaggatgaaACTAAGGAGGAACCGCGGCAAGTTGGTTGAGCATTGCTCGTGGATCTCTGGTGGCTGAAAGTCGCACAGATACAGCAGTAGTTTTGGTCGGACTCGACGGATTCTCAGTCTGGGGTGTACTCCGTCGCTGTAGACTAGAATCTGAGCTCCGATTGATGGAGAATACCGCCCAACATGGATGTGTCTGTCCATCTTGGATTACCAATTGAGCTCAGCTGGCCATCTCAttctgctggctctggcaaGTGGGCCAGGTCTTGAGCAGTGTACATGTTGAAACGACGGTTGAAAAGACATTTCAGAGCTGTTCAGGCGACGTTCTAAGGGCGAATAGATGGTTCACAGTGTATGAAAGAGGTTGTGTGAATTCTCACCAGCAATACGGCTGCCAAAGATGTTCCGGGGTCCCCCATCTGTTGTATTCGATGGATTGTAAAGATATTTTGGCTGTGGTATTGTCCCCATGTGACGGAACTGGTCTTGATCTCAGACAGACATGACCAGATCTTTTGCAATGTGACATGTTGACAGGAAAAAGGACCCGTTTTCTGCTCTGGCTACAGGGAGGGTGTTTCAGTATTCCGTTGGACTGACACTCCACTGCACTCAGTCACTCAGCCAGTCGCTCGGCCAGTCACTCAGCCAGTCGCTCGGCCAGTCGCCCAGCCAGTCTCGCTCTGTTAAGCAGCATTTCTTCCATCTATACAGATGGAAAAACTTCTGTCTGATATTGTAGGTGAAACGACACACTTGAAATCATATTGTGGAAGAGAGGAGATAGAGACAGGGCTATCGCCGGAGAACACACGAGACTAGCCGGTGTGTCGCCAATATAAACAATGTCTCCACCTTTTCTTTATACCGCGAATCTCTGGTCCAGTTTGGTTTGATACAAACATGGCCACGGACGGTTAACAAGTGAACCGTAGGTGAGCTCTTCGAAATGGGGATCTAGGAGATGTCCCATATTATGACCATTTGTTCACATCTCTCCCAGAGACGTGAATTTCATCTGGAAGTTGGGTTGAATTAGATAACGAACAGAAGATAGATGTCTTGTGGCGGTATGAGCTCTGTTGTAAGAGTTCATAACCGCTCAATTTCGAAACACTGTTTTTGCATATCCTCTTAAACCAAACCTCCCATTAGTTACTTGGGTAATAGTTAAAAAAGATGGCCAAAAAGTGGACAAAGGTGGCCAAAAAGTTGGCTGAGGGTCCAAATTCGATGTTACAGATGTCCCTGACTTGAAGTGTGTCCTTGTCCCACAGATTCTGAAGCAACCCAATTTCACAACCAATATCACACCCAAAACCACTCTTGTTGACAACATCCcttttatttatttttatttttatttttatttttatttttcctCCCTTAATCTTTGATCACAGTGTTGTAAATTACGTTACATTGTGAGCAACCAGCCAGTGACATCTGCCCaatccacgtgaccatgaCCACACATATTCCACGTTGACACATTACTCCCACGTGACAAATACTCCACGTGAACACATTACTCCACGTGGACACATACTCCACGTGGGACCACATACTCCACGTGACACCACGCGCGGCATCTAAGCCCCGCTGCGGCGCATCTCATGACTGTCCCGCACCCCGCTCCCCGCAACAGCCGAGATTATTATGTTTTAATTTTTAAGCGTCATTTAGCCGGCGGGGAGAcggagtcacgtgataacaTCAAAtccaacaaccacaaaTCCACGCGGGTCGTACTCTGTACGGGTTTTTGTGGTTTCACCCTGTGGTTTTTCTTGGAGGGGCCTCGGTAAGGCTGTGAgctattttttttggagcGATTTTTGgactcttttttttttttttttttttttttttggaggCTTTTTTTGGAGGCTTTTTTTGGAGCCCGTCTGAGACGCAAACAACGTCGTCATAACAGCAAGTTATTCTTTTGTGCAGCAAGCGAGGCATATACGAACCGCATTTGGGGGATACGGCAGGGTGAGACATGACGTATTGAGAACGGGTGAGTTTGGGGAGGTTTGGGGAGGGTTTTTTGGAGGTGTTTTTGGAGTGAGTTTTGGAGAGGGTTTTCGGGGAGGTTTCGAAGAGTGGTGGAATGTTGATGTAGAATGTGTGATGGTGGATATATAGGGAAGATAAATAGATCAATGGATTCAGCTTGATTCAGGGAGCATTTTTGTGGTTTCAAAAATCCATATTGGCCGCTATCTGTCATGTTTTGCACTTACTAAGCCTCGCCTATAACTATGCATAAACCGGTTTAACAAGGAGGCGTGACCATAGCTCGGAGCAAGAGACAAGCGGCTTATTCGCGGATATTACCCGAAATGACAAAGTGGCAAGACATTGAACAACTTTATatgagaaggagaagagtgCAAGAGTGTCGGAACAAGTGTTTGGCTGTTTGGGGTTGTTTGAGGAGTGTTTGA
Encoded here:
- a CDS encoding 60S ribosomal protein uL13 (Compare to YALI0C09218g, similar to Saccharomyces cerevisiae RPL16A (YIL133C) and RPL16B (YNL069C); ancestral locus Anc_2.228, similar to uniprot|P26784 Saccharomyces cerevisiae YIL133C 60S ribosomal protein L16-A (L13A) (RP22)) — translated: MSTFEPVVVIDGKGHLLGRLASTVAKQILDGQNIVVVRCEALNISQEFFRSKLKYAAYLRKATRFNRTHGPFHFRAPSRIFYKAVRGMIPHKTARGKAALERLKVFEGIPPPYDKKKRMVVPQALRVLRLKPGRKYCTVGRVSHEFGWKYQDVVANLEEKRKVKSAAYYAKKSALSKKTKAAHAQIADSEAAKALAALGY